Proteins encoded by one window of Martelella endophytica:
- the argJ gene encoding bifunctional glutamate N-acetyltransferase/amino-acid acetyltransferase ArgJ yields the protein MTTALSPLAPKSYPPMPAIDGVRLATAAAGIKYKNRTDVMMMVFDEKAAVAGLFTRSKCPSAPVDFCRANLPSGKAKVLVVNSGNANAFTGKKGAAATSMTAKMAAEVAGCGEDEVYLASTGVIGEPLDASKFGGVLTGMAGEAKADFWLEAAKAIMTTDTYPKVATRGAEIDGVAVTLNGMAKGAGMIAPDMATMLSFIATDAAIAAPALQALLSEGVGQSFNAVTVDSDTSTSDTVLAFATGKAPGQDEIADASDPRLDDFRAALHALMKDLALQVVRDGEGARKMVTVNVTGAEDDRAANVIARSIANSPLVKTAVAGEDANWGRVVMAVGKAGEKADRDRLAIWFGDIRVAVDGERDPDYSEAHTSAVMREQDITIRADLGIGSGQATVYTCDLTKEYVAINGDYRS from the coding sequence ATGACGACCGCCCTTTCTCCGCTCGCGCCGAAATCCTATCCGCCGATGCCCGCCATTGACGGCGTGCGGCTGGCGACGGCGGCTGCCGGTATCAAGTACAAGAACCGGACCGACGTGATGATGATGGTGTTTGACGAGAAGGCCGCGGTCGCGGGTCTGTTCACCCGCTCGAAATGTCCCTCCGCCCCGGTCGATTTCTGCCGCGCCAACCTGCCCTCCGGCAAGGCCAAGGTGCTGGTCGTCAACTCGGGCAATGCCAATGCCTTCACCGGCAAGAAGGGCGCTGCCGCCACGTCGATGACCGCAAAGATGGCGGCCGAGGTCGCGGGCTGCGGCGAGGACGAGGTCTATCTCGCCTCCACCGGCGTCATCGGCGAGCCGCTCGATGCCTCGAAATTCGGCGGCGTGCTCACCGGCATGGCCGGCGAGGCGAAGGCCGATTTCTGGCTTGAGGCCGCCAAGGCGATCATGACCACCGACACCTATCCGAAGGTCGCGACGCGCGGCGCCGAGATCGATGGCGTCGCCGTGACGCTCAACGGCATGGCCAAGGGCGCCGGCATGATCGCGCCGGATATGGCGACCATGCTTTCCTTCATCGCCACCGACGCCGCAATTGCCGCGCCCGCTCTCCAGGCGCTGCTTTCCGAGGGCGTTGGCCAGAGCTTCAATGCCGTCACCGTCGACAGCGACACGTCCACCTCCGACACCGTGCTCGCCTTCGCCACCGGCAAGGCGCCCGGCCAGGACGAGATCGCCGATGCTTCAGATCCGCGGCTCGATGATTTCCGCGCAGCGCTGCACGCGCTGATGAAGGACCTTGCGCTGCAGGTCGTGCGCGACGGCGAGGGCGCGCGCAAGATGGTGACTGTCAACGTCACCGGCGCCGAGGACGACCGCGCCGCCAACGTCATTGCCCGGTCGATTGCCAATTCGCCGCTGGTGAAGACCGCGGTTGCCGGCGAGGATGCCAACTGGGGCCGCGTCGTCATGGCCGTTGGCAAGGCCGGCGAGAAGGCCGACCGCGACCGCCTGGCGATCTGGTTCGGCGATATCCGCGTCGCCGTCGATGGCGAGCGCGATCCCGATTATTCCGAGGCGCATACCTCCGCCGTGATGCGCGAACAGGATATCACCATCCGCGCAGATCTCGGCATCGGCAGCGGTCAGGCGACAGTCTATACCTGCGATCTCACCAAGGAATATGTTGCCATCAACGGCGATTACCGGAGCTGA
- a CDS encoding osmoprotectant NAGGN system M42 family peptidase translates to MERLTIDAEYLADILKSLFAIPSPTGYTDTIVRFVSGELEKLGLTVEITRRGAIRAVRRGKDSRGARAVVSHVDTLGAQVKYLKDNGRLELVPIGTWSARFAEGARATIFTEKGSYRGTILPLKASGHTFNDEIDKLPIGWPYVELRVDALTRDKDDLDRLGIEIGDIVAIDPQPEFLDNGFIVSRHLDNKAGVALMLAALKAMQDADVETPVASHWLFTIAEEVGVGASSIVSPEVASLVSVDNGTSAPGQNSSEFGVTIAMADQTGPFDWHLTKKLVDVCKYNDIRYQKDVFRYYRSDSASAVEAGADVRTALVTFGVDASHGYERIHMHALRSIAELITAYLTSDVEIKRDFQQTGPVTGFTRQPTGKARQELSADVETEEIDDPDHPHSAGHA, encoded by the coding sequence ATGGAACGCCTGACGATTGACGCCGAATACCTTGCCGACATTCTGAAATCGCTTTTCGCGATTCCCTCGCCGACAGGCTACACCGACACGATCGTGCGTTTCGTCTCCGGCGAACTGGAAAAGCTCGGGCTTACGGTGGAGATCACGCGGCGCGGTGCCATCCGTGCGGTCCGTCGCGGCAAGGACAGCCGCGGCGCCCGCGCCGTCGTTTCCCATGTCGATACGCTCGGCGCCCAGGTGAAGTATCTGAAGGATAACGGCCGGCTGGAACTGGTGCCGATCGGGACCTGGTCGGCACGCTTTGCCGAGGGCGCTCGGGCGACGATCTTCACCGAGAAGGGCTCCTATCGCGGCACCATCCTGCCGCTGAAGGCCTCCGGCCACACCTTCAATGACGAGATCGACAAGCTGCCGATCGGCTGGCCCTATGTCGAACTCAGGGTTGACGCGCTGACCCGCGACAAGGACGACCTCGACCGGCTCGGCATCGAGATCGGCGACATCGTCGCCATCGATCCTCAGCCGGAATTCCTCGACAACGGCTTCATCGTCTCCCGTCATCTCGACAACAAGGCCGGCGTGGCACTGATGCTGGCCGCGCTGAAGGCGATGCAGGATGCCGACGTCGAAACGCCGGTGGCAAGCCACTGGCTGTTCACCATCGCCGAGGAAGTCGGCGTCGGTGCCTCGTCGATCGTCTCGCCGGAAGTCGCCTCGCTCGTATCCGTCGACAACGGCACCTCTGCACCCGGACAGAATTCCTCCGAATTCGGCGTCACCATCGCGATGGCCGACCAGACCGGCCCGTTCGACTGGCATCTGACCAAGAAGCTCGTCGACGTCTGCAAATATAACGACATCCGCTATCAGAAGGATGTGTTCCGCTATTACCGCTCGGATTCGGCCAGTGCCGTGGAAGCCGGGGCCGATGTGCGCACCGCGCTCGTCACCTTCGGCGTCGATGCCTCGCATGGCTATGAGCGTATTCACATGCATGCGCTGCGTTCGATCGCCGAGCTGATCACCGCCTACCTGACCTCCGATGTCGAGATCAAGCGCGACTTCCAGCAGACCGGCCCGGTCACCGGCTTCACCCGCCAGCCGACCGGCAAGGCGCGGCAGGAACTCTCCGCCGATGTCGAGACGGAAGAGATCGACGATCCGGATCATCCGCACTCTGCCGGCCATGCCTGA
- the xseA gene encoding exodeoxyribonuclease VII large subunit: MSNLFDADSAGNLVEFTVSELSGSIKRTVEDRFDRIRLRGEISGYRGPHSSGHAYFSLKDERSRIDAVVWRGAFSKLAIKPEEGMEVIATGKVTTFPGASKYQIVIEEMEPAGAGALMALLEERRKRLAAEGLFAEAAKKPLPFMPRVVGVVTSPTGAVIRDILHRIADRFPVHVIVWPVKVQGEGSGDEVANAIRGFNALAPGGPIAQPDVLIVARGGGSLEDLWGFNDEAVVRAAFESDIPLISAVGHETDWTLIDHAADYRAPTPTGAAERAVPVKAELVADQARTAARLSSAMSRLMDFRRQTLTGLARGLPSLDQLLALPRRRFDEAALRLTRALELNTINKRRQFERSSSGLSAMPRRLEMMISRDREQVAVLARRSDTAIAAHFRGLRTSLSGQQRVLNSLSYKNVLARGFAVIRDGDNRPVPRAAGLAPGAAVEIEFADGRVSAVTGDGSAAPAEPEARPRKKAAPKPTKKPPEQGSLF, from the coding sequence ATGAGCAATCTGTTTGACGCCGATTCGGCCGGAAATCTGGTCGAATTCACTGTTTCGGAGCTGTCCGGCTCGATCAAGCGGACGGTCGAGGACCGCTTCGACCGCATTCGCCTGCGCGGCGAGATCTCCGGCTATCGTGGGCCGCATTCCTCCGGCCACGCCTATTTCTCGCTGAAGGACGAGCGCTCGCGCATCGATGCCGTCGTCTGGCGCGGCGCATTTTCCAAGCTCGCCATCAAGCCGGAAGAGGGCATGGAGGTGATTGCCACCGGCAAGGTCACGACCTTCCCGGGCGCATCCAAATACCAGATCGTCATCGAGGAGATGGAGCCTGCCGGCGCCGGCGCGCTGATGGCGCTTCTGGAAGAACGGCGCAAGAGGCTTGCGGCCGAGGGTCTGTTCGCCGAGGCGGCAAAGAAGCCGCTGCCCTTCATGCCGCGCGTCGTCGGCGTCGTCACCTCGCCGACGGGTGCCGTCATCCGTGACATCCTGCACCGCATCGCCGACCGGTTTCCGGTCCATGTCATCGTCTGGCCGGTGAAGGTCCAGGGCGAGGGTTCGGGCGACGAGGTGGCGAACGCCATCCGTGGCTTCAACGCGCTTGCGCCCGGCGGTCCGATTGCCCAGCCTGACGTGCTGATTGTCGCGCGCGGTGGCGGCTCTCTCGAAGACCTCTGGGGCTTCAACGACGAGGCCGTGGTGCGGGCGGCCTTTGAAAGCGACATTCCGCTGATTTCCGCCGTCGGCCACGAGACCGACTGGACACTGATCGACCACGCCGCCGACTACCGCGCGCCGACGCCGACGGGAGCGGCCGAACGGGCCGTACCGGTGAAGGCCGAGCTTGTCGCAGATCAGGCGCGCACCGCTGCGCGGCTTTCCTCGGCAATGTCGCGGCTGATGGATTTCCGCCGGCAGACGCTGACCGGCCTTGCCCGCGGCCTGCCCTCGCTCGACCAGCTTCTGGCCTTGCCGCGCCGGCGCTTTGACGAGGCCGCGCTCCGGCTGACGCGGGCGCTGGAACTCAACACCATCAACAAGCGCCGGCAGTTCGAGCGCAGCAGCTCTGGCCTTTCGGCCATGCCGCGGCGGCTGGAGATGATGATTTCCCGCGACCGCGAACAGGTGGCCGTGCTCGCCCGCCGTTCCGACACTGCGATCGCCGCGCATTTCCGGGGCTTGAGAACCTCGCTTTCCGGGCAGCAGCGTGTACTCAACTCGCTGTCCTACAAGAACGTGCTCGCCCGCGGCTTTGCCGTTATCCGCGATGGCGACAACCGGCCCGTGCCCCGGGCCGCCGGCCTGGCGCCGGGTGCCGCCGTCGAGATCGAATTTGCCGATGGCCGCGTCAGCGCCGTGACCGGGGACGGCAGCGCTGCGCCCGCCGAACCGGAAGCCAGGCCACGCAAGAAGGCCGCGCCGAAACCCACCAAGAAGCCTCCGGAACAGGGCAGCCTGTTCTGA
- the ngg gene encoding N-acetylglutaminylglutamine synthetase, with protein sequence MTSEKGPKDSSEHRSRDAYSHRLKRMRTQGMKPPIAAGEEAPKADASIDCGWGRIVFGQTFANPKLLIETLRAEVPDRRDIAIYVRDPHVVLANAPQEVFLDPSHTYRLDLSTYRPAATHPQGFFIRRLTSEIDAQAINRIYAARAMVTVRPDFFWRQRDARSIVYFVAEDEHTGQILGTVTGIDHSRVFNDPEKGASLWCLASDPQAHHRGIGEALVRRLAEHFIARGAGYLDLSVLHDNPAIRLYEKLGFRRVPYFTVKRKNQINEKLFTGPEADDYEALNPYAQLIVAEARRRGISAEITDAEGGFFRLSYGGRSILCRESLSELTTAVAMSICDDKSVTRRCVEAAGVRVPRQMTSDAGDEAIAAFLEEAGGLVVKPARGEQGRGISVGVTTLDEVHSAVDAAKAYCDTVLIEEMVEGEDLRLIVINFRLVAAAIRRPAHIVADGRSTIAELIESQSARRRAATGGESAIPLDAETERTVHSEGFAMDDVPEEGKEIRVRRTANLHTGGTIHDVTDIVHPKLVEAAIAAARAIDIPVVGIDLMVKSAEGPDYAFIEANERPGLANHEPQPTAERFVDLLFPLSMPAGARQFARDAHKNEPEKNE encoded by the coding sequence ATGACATCGGAAAAGGGCCCGAAAGACAGTTCGGAACATCGCAGCCGCGATGCCTATTCGCACCGTCTGAAGCGGATGCGCACCCAGGGTATGAAACCGCCGATCGCGGCAGGCGAGGAGGCACCGAAAGCCGATGCCTCCATCGACTGCGGCTGGGGGCGGATCGTCTTCGGCCAGACCTTCGCCAACCCCAAGCTGCTGATCGAGACGCTGCGCGCGGAGGTTCCCGACAGGCGCGATATCGCGATCTATGTTCGCGATCCGCATGTGGTGCTCGCCAATGCGCCGCAGGAGGTGTTTCTCGACCCCTCGCACACCTACCGCCTCGATCTTTCCACCTACCGGCCGGCAGCAACCCATCCGCAGGGCTTCTTCATCCGCCGGCTGACGTCGGAAATCGATGCGCAGGCGATCAATCGCATCTATGCGGCGCGCGCGATGGTGACGGTGCGGCCGGATTTCTTCTGGCGCCAGCGCGACGCCCGCTCGATCGTCTATTTCGTTGCCGAGGACGAGCATACCGGCCAGATTCTCGGCACGGTCACGGGCATCGATCACAGTCGCGTCTTCAACGATCCGGAAAAGGGCGCCTCGCTCTGGTGTCTGGCGAGCGACCCGCAGGCCCATCATCGCGGCATCGGAGAGGCGCTCGTGCGTCGGCTGGCGGAGCATTTCATCGCACGCGGCGCGGGCTATCTCGATCTCTCCGTGCTGCACGACAATCCAGCGATCCGTCTCTATGAAAAGCTTGGCTTTCGCCGAGTTCCCTATTTCACCGTCAAGCGCAAGAACCAGATCAACGAGAAGCTGTTCACCGGCCCGGAGGCCGATGATTACGAGGCGCTCAATCCCTATGCGCAGCTCATCGTCGCCGAAGCCCGGCGCCGCGGCATCTCGGCTGAAATCACCGATGCCGAGGGCGGCTTCTTCCGCCTCTCCTATGGCGGGCGCTCCATCCTGTGTCGTGAAAGCCTGTCGGAACTGACGACGGCGGTCGCCATGTCGATCTGCGACGACAAGTCGGTGACGCGACGCTGCGTCGAGGCCGCCGGCGTCAGGGTGCCGCGGCAGATGACGTCCGATGCCGGGGACGAGGCGATCGCCGCATTTCTGGAAGAGGCCGGCGGGCTGGTGGTCAAGCCGGCGCGTGGCGAACAGGGACGCGGCATCTCCGTGGGCGTAACGACGCTGGACGAGGTCCATTCGGCGGTTGACGCGGCCAAGGCCTACTGTGATACGGTGCTGATCGAGGAAATGGTGGAGGGGGAGGACCTGCGCCTCATCGTCATCAATTTCCGCCTCGTTGCCGCCGCCATCAGGCGTCCGGCCCATATCGTCGCCGATGGCCGTTCGACCATTGCCGAGCTCATCGAAAGCCAGAGCGCCAGGCGGCGTGCGGCAACCGGTGGGGAATCAGCCATCCCGCTCGACGCGGAAACGGAGCGGACGGTGCATTCGGAAGGCTTCGCCATGGACGACGTGCCGGAGGAGGGCAAGGAAATCCGGGTGCGGCGCACCGCCAACCTGCACACCGGCGGCACCATTCACGATGTCACCGACATCGTGCATCCCAAGCTCGTGGAGGCGGCCATTGCCGCCGCCCGGGCCATCGACATACCGGTCGTCGGTATCGATCTGATGGTGAAGTCGGCCGAAGGGCCGGACTATGCCTTCATCGAGGCCAACGAGCGGCCGGGCCTCGCCAACCACGAGCCGCAGCCGACGGCGGAACGCTTCGTCGACCTGCTGTTCCCGCTATCCATGCCCGCCGGCGCAAGACAATTCGCCCGCGATGCCCACAAGAACGAGCCGGAGAAGAACGAGTAG
- a CDS encoding GNAT family N-acetyltransferase codes for MSADLPLVRRLEAMGLRAWPARNVLYDGAWQLRLTAGHPSKRLNSMSVLDQSDIADVDIRFEKARRHYAAFGRPLIVRQTPLTPSALIEHLTDAGAKPFDETLVMTLDLRSFSADEDIELIPSQDVGRFVDAALKVNPVEGLTKAGLAEVVTAIKPAHGFFIREDKQGEPIAAGLCVHDFDMAGIEALAVAESARREGHGRFLAGGMLRWLKSRNAGSVWLQVTASNAPAIALYQSLGFAEAYRYRYWKEAA; via the coding sequence GTGAGTGCGGACCTTCCACTTGTGCGGCGGCTGGAGGCCATGGGACTGCGTGCCTGGCCTGCCCGTAACGTGCTCTATGACGGTGCCTGGCAGCTCCGGCTGACGGCCGGCCACCCCTCCAAACGGCTGAACAGCATGTCCGTGCTCGACCAGTCCGACATCGCCGACGTCGACATTCGCTTCGAAAAGGCCCGCCGCCATTATGCCGCCTTTGGCCGGCCGCTGATCGTGCGGCAGACGCCGTTGACGCCCTCCGCCCTGATCGAGCACCTCACCGATGCGGGTGCAAAGCCTTTCGACGAGACGCTGGTGATGACGCTCGACCTCCGGTCATTTTCGGCCGATGAAGATATCGAGCTAATCCCGAGCCAGGATGTCGGCCGCTTCGTCGATGCGGCGCTGAAGGTCAATCCGGTCGAGGGGCTCACCAAGGCGGGCCTCGCCGAAGTGGTGACCGCGATCAAGCCGGCGCACGGCTTCTTCATTCGCGAGGACAAGCAAGGCGAGCCGATCGCGGCGGGGCTCTGTGTCCACGATTTCGACATGGCCGGCATCGAAGCGCTGGCGGTGGCCGAGAGCGCCCGCAGAGAGGGCCATGGCCGCTTCCTCGCCGGCGGCATGCTGCGCTGGCTGAAGAGCCGCAACGCCGGCAGCGTCTGGCTGCAGGTGACCGCCAGCAACGCACCGGCGATCGCGCTCTATCAATCGCTGGGCTTTGCCGAGGCCTATCGTTATCGCTACTGGAAGGAAGCGGCATGA
- a CDS encoding N-acetylglutaminylglutamine amidotransferase produces MCGIAGEIRFDGTLADSEAVAKITAALAPRGPDGSGILAQGRYAFGHRRLKIIDLSEKAAQPMVDPELGLTIVFNGCIYNYPELRSELEDKGYRFFSTGDTEVIMKAYHAWGRDCVERFHGMFAFAIVERDSGKAMLARDRFGIKPFYYATSGRNIRFASTLPALLAGGGVDRNIDPVALHHYMSFHAVVPPPHTILKGVRKLPPATVRCYEPDGSFEDIRYWAPKHERDPATAKLSREEWRDRVLDALRLAVRRRMVADVPVGVLLSGGVDSSIITGLLAEEGQKDLMTFSIGFEEANGEKGDEFSYSDLIAERFGTDHHKIFVPSSDLMSALPDTINAMSEPMVSYDNIGFFLLSREVSKHIKVVQSGQGADEIFAGYHWYPPLQNSNDVVGDYAKGFFDRDHAKMAKHLSPEWLAEEDVSRAFVESHLMAPGAASPVDRALRLDSQVMLVDDPVKRVDNMTMAWGLEARVPFLDHELAELAATIPPEFKLNDGGKGVLKDAARLVVPHEVIDRKKGYFPVPQLKYISGEYLDMVRDTLTSQVSSERGLFNKAYLDDLFIDPIGHITPLRGSELWQVALLEMWLQSHDI; encoded by the coding sequence ATGTGTGGTATTGCCGGAGAAATCAGATTTGACGGAACGCTCGCCGACAGCGAGGCCGTCGCGAAGATAACAGCAGCCCTGGCCCCGCGCGGCCCGGATGGCAGCGGCATCCTGGCCCAGGGGCGCTATGCCTTCGGGCATCGTCGCCTCAAGATTATCGACCTTTCGGAAAAGGCCGCCCAGCCGATGGTCGATCCCGAGCTCGGGCTCACGATCGTATTCAACGGCTGCATCTACAACTATCCGGAGCTGCGCAGCGAGCTGGAAGACAAGGGCTATCGCTTCTTCTCCACCGGCGACACCGAAGTCATCATGAAGGCCTATCACGCCTGGGGCCGCGACTGCGTCGAGCGTTTCCACGGCATGTTCGCCTTCGCGATCGTCGAACGCGACAGCGGCAAGGCCATGCTGGCGCGCGACCGCTTCGGCATCAAGCCGTTCTACTATGCGACCAGCGGCCGCAACATCCGCTTCGCTTCCACGCTGCCGGCGCTTCTGGCGGGTGGCGGCGTCGATCGCAACATCGATCCGGTCGCACTGCACCACTACATGTCGTTCCACGCCGTCGTGCCGCCGCCGCACACCATCCTGAAGGGCGTACGCAAGCTGCCGCCGGCGACGGTGCGCTGCTATGAACCCGATGGTTCGTTCGAGGATATCCGCTACTGGGCGCCGAAGCACGAGCGCGATCCGGCGACCGCCAAGCTTTCCCGCGAGGAATGGCGCGACCGTGTGCTTGATGCGCTGCGGCTCGCCGTGCGTCGCCGCATGGTCGCCGACGTGCCGGTCGGCGTACTGCTGTCGGGCGGTGTCGATTCCTCGATCATCACCGGGCTTCTGGCCGAGGAAGGCCAGAAGGACCTGATGACGTTTTCGATCGGCTTCGAGGAGGCCAATGGCGAAAAGGGCGACGAGTTCAGCTATTCCGATCTGATCGCCGAACGTTTCGGCACGGATCATCACAAGATCTTCGTGCCCTCGTCCGATCTGATGAGCGCGCTGCCGGACACGATCAACGCGATGTCGGAACCGATGGTCTCCTATGACAATATCGGCTTCTTCCTGCTGTCGCGCGAAGTCTCCAAGCATATCAAGGTCGTGCAGTCGGGGCAGGGGGCCGATGAAATCTTCGCCGGCTATCACTGGTATCCGCCGCTGCAAAATTCCAACGACGTCGTTGGTGATTATGCCAAGGGCTTCTTCGATCGCGACCATGCCAAGATGGCCAAGCACCTGTCGCCGGAATGGCTGGCCGAGGAAGATGTCAGCCGCGCCTTCGTCGAAAGCCACCTGATGGCGCCGGGCGCCGCAAGCCCGGTGGACAGGGCGCTGCGTCTCGACAGCCAGGTCATGCTGGTTGATGATCCGGTCAAGCGCGTCGACAACATGACGATGGCCTGGGGGCTTGAGGCGCGCGTGCCGTTCCTCGATCATGAACTTGCCGAACTCGCGGCCACCATTCCGCCGGAGTTCAAGCTCAACGATGGCGGCAAGGGCGTGCTGAAGGATGCCGCGCGTCTGGTCGTGCCGCACGAGGTCATTGACCGCAAGAAGGGGTACTTCCCGGTTCCGCAGCTCAAATACATCTCCGGCGAATATCTCGACATGGTGCGCGACACGCTGACCAGCCAGGTCTCCAGCGAGCGCGGCCTGTTCAACAAGGCCTATCTCGACGACCTGTTCATTGATCCGATCGGCCACATCACTCCGCTGCGGGGCTCCGAGCTCTGGCAGGTGGCGCTTCTGGAAATGTGGTTGCAGTCGCACGATATCTGA
- a CDS encoding peptidylprolyl isomerase produces MQKKKIAAALMLAGFVAAATAPVFAEDAASAGDKTVIATVANQPIYQSELDSTVKALSAQFGNAPKEQLEGIALSSLIDMKLVNQAAEAEDLDKTPEFQARLAEARQQELYNEYYDEHIASAVTDDMVKARYDQEIAALPKVQEAHVRQILVSSEDQAKDVIKKLDDGGDFAKLAEQFSTGPAAKSGGDLGYLSEGQMDPDLEKAAFALKAGSYTEDAVKTDDGYHILEVEEFRDKAPASFDDVAPQIRQMVVRDEYRNQLDQMKKDGTVVIKDKGLQADYDAVNKDQQS; encoded by the coding sequence ATGCAGAAGAAGAAGATTGCGGCAGCGTTGATGCTGGCCGGTTTCGTGGCGGCGGCGACGGCCCCCGTCTTTGCCGAGGATGCCGCCAGTGCCGGCGACAAGACCGTCATCGCCACCGTCGCCAACCAGCCTATCTACCAGTCCGAGCTCGACAGCACGGTCAAGGCGCTTTCGGCGCAGTTCGGCAACGCACCCAAGGAGCAGCTTGAAGGTATCGCGCTTTCGTCCCTGATCGACATGAAGCTCGTTAACCAGGCGGCTGAGGCCGAAGACCTCGACAAGACGCCGGAGTTCCAGGCCCGCCTGGCGGAGGCTCGCCAGCAGGAGCTCTACAACGAGTATTATGACGAGCATATCGCCTCGGCGGTCACCGATGACATGGTGAAGGCGCGCTATGATCAGGAGATTGCGGCACTGCCGAAGGTGCAGGAGGCGCATGTCCGCCAGATTCTCGTCTCAAGCGAGGACCAGGCCAAGGACGTGATCAAGAAGCTCGATGATGGTGGCGATTTCGCCAAGCTTGCCGAGCAGTTTTCGACCGGTCCGGCTGCCAAGTCCGGCGGCGATCTCGGCTACCTGAGCGAAGGGCAGATGGATCCGGATCTGGAAAAGGCTGCCTTTGCCCTGAAGGCCGGCAGCTATACCGAGGATGCGGTGAAAACCGATGACGGCTACCACATCCTTGAGGTCGAGGAATTCCGCGACAAGGCACCGGCTTCGTTCGACGATGTGGCTCCGCAGATCCGCCAGATGGTGGTGCGCGACGAGTACCGCAATCAGCTCGATCAGATGAAGAAGGACGGAACCGTCGTGATCAAAGATAAAGGCTTGCAGGCCGACTATGATGCGGTCAATAAAGACCAGCAATCCTGA
- the mutT gene encoding 8-oxo-dGTP diphosphatase MutT: MSADFKILLVAACALIDADGRILLAQRPEGKSLAGLWEFPGGKVEPGETPEACLVRELEEELGVTTKSACLAPLTFASHTYDDFHLLMPLYICRRFEGFATGREGQALKWVRARDLRDYPMPPADEPLIPILQDLL; this comes from the coding sequence ATGAGCGCGGATTTCAAAATTCTGCTGGTCGCGGCCTGCGCGCTGATCGACGCCGATGGCCGCATCCTCCTGGCGCAGCGTCCCGAGGGCAAGTCGCTTGCCGGCCTCTGGGAATTTCCGGGCGGCAAGGTGGAGCCTGGCGAGACGCCCGAGGCCTGCCTGGTCCGCGAACTCGAGGAAGAACTCGGTGTGACGACAAAGTCCGCCTGCCTCGCGCCGCTGACCTTCGCCAGCCACACCTATGACGATTTTCACCTGCTGATGCCGCTCTATATCTGCCGCCGCTTCGAAGGCTTTGCCACCGGCCGCGAGGGACAGGCGCTCAAATGGGTGCGCGCCCGCGATCTCCGCGATTACCCCATGCCCCCCGCCGACGAGCCGCTCATCCCGATCCTGCAGGATCTGCTGTAA
- a CDS encoding MarR family winged helix-turn-helix transcriptional regulator produces MTNDALNPDNARAVMKSIRRIAHAIDARSKRIGRETGLTIPQIVVLQAVADQGALTTAAISKQADLSPATTVTILDKLEAKGLIERSRSLEDRRKVRAMLTEAGLQTLSSAPSLFADGFAADFSAFSAIEQEAIVTSFIRVADLLDPGADEVEAEVRPPQ; encoded by the coding sequence ATGACGAATGACGCACTGAATCCGGATAATGCCCGCGCGGTGATGAAATCCATCCGCCGCATCGCCCATGCGATCGATGCCCGCTCCAAGCGCATCGGCCGGGAGACGGGCCTTACCATTCCGCAGATCGTGGTGTTGCAGGCCGTGGCCGACCAGGGTGCGCTGACGACCGCGGCAATCTCGAAGCAGGCGGACCTCAGCCCGGCGACGACCGTCACCATTCTCGACAAGCTCGAGGCCAAGGGCCTCATCGAGCGCAGCCGATCGCTGGAAGACCGGCGCAAGGTGCGCGCGATGCTGACAGAGGCCGGTTTGCAGACGCTTTCGAGCGCGCCATCGCTGTTTGCCGATGGTTTTGCCGCTGATTTTTCCGCATTTTCGGCTATCGAGCAGGAGGCCATCGTCACGTCCTTCATCAGGGTCGCCGACCTCCTCGATCCAGGCGCGGACGAGGTGGAGGCGGAAGTTCGTCCGCCTCAGTGA